A region from the Chanodichthys erythropterus isolate Z2021 chromosome 5, ASM2448905v1, whole genome shotgun sequence genome encodes:
- the mlh1 gene encoding DNA mismatch repair protein Mlh1 isoform X1, translated as MMAGVIRRLDETVVNRIAAGEIIQRPANAIKEMMENCLDAKATNIQITVKEGGLKLILIQDNGTGIRKDDMEIVCERFTTSKLQSFEDLASIATYGFRGEALASISHVAHVTITTKTADAKCAYRASYSDGKLKSPPKPCAGNQGTLISVEDLFYNVSTRRKALKSASEEYSRIIEVVSRYAIHNSGKSFAVKKQGEMVADVKTLLNASVLDNIRVVFGVAVSRELIEVECEDQKLAFTMKGYISNANYSVKKCVLILFINHRLVESAALKKAIETVYTAYLPKNTHPFLYLSLEIAPQNIDVNVHPTKHEVHFLHEDSIIESIQKHIESKLLGSNSSRTYFTQTLLPGLSASASVAKASSSSADSQERIYAHQMVRTDSKAQKLDAFLQPSTSSSTGQCKSDKPSSPPTAEPDDTELLNAVDDLEPCGSEDSPTDIQPPTDEAPPRKRPHVEEVKEDLTAACLPRRRVIKLTSIKELREEIEQQTHKGLQELLQNHSFVGSVSPQWTLVQHQTKLYLLNTTKLSQELFYQILIYDFGNFGVLRLSNPAPLYDLAMLALDSEESGWTDEDGPKEGLAQYIVDFLKQKTEMLEEYFSLEIDGEGNLTGLPMLLDNYTPAMEGLPMFILRLATEVNWDREKDCFHDFSIECSHFYSVRKRYTLEPDAEEPQDAEMSWQWKVEHVLFKALRSLFSPPKHFSEDGSVLQIASLPELYKVFERC; from the exons ATGATGGCGGGAGTCATCCGCAGACTCGACGAGACTGTAGTGAACCGCATCGCAGCAGGAGAGATTATCCAGCGGCCTGCCAATGCTATCAAAGAGATGATGGAGAACTG TTTGGATGCAAAGGCCACAAATATCCAGATAACAGTGAAAGAAGGCGGATTGAAGCTCATCCTCATTCAGGACAATGGCACTGGCATCAGG AAAGATGATATGGAAATAGTTTGTGAGCGTTTTACGACCAGCAAGCTTCAGTCTTTTGAGGACTTGGCATCGATCGCAACATATGGATTCAGAGGCGAG GCTCTCGCCAGTATAAGTCATGTAGCTCATGTCACAATCACCACAAAAACAGCTGATGCAAAATGTGCCTACag gGCCAGTTACAGTGATGGGAAGCTAAAATCTCCACCCAAACCTTGCGCTGGAAACCAGGGGACGTTGATTTCT GTAGAGGATCTGTTCTATAATGTGTCCACCCGACGGAAAGCCCTGAAAAGTGCCAGTGAGGAATATTCTAGAATCATTGAGGTTGTGAGCAG ATATGCCATTCACAACTCTGGGAAAAGTTTTGCTGTAAAGAAG CAAGGTGAGATGGTTGCAGATGTGAAGACCCTTCTGAACGCCTCTGTGCTGGACAACATTCGTGTGGTGTTTGGTGTAGCTGTTAGCAG ggagCTGATTGAAGTTGAGTGTGAGGATCAGAAACTCGCTTTTACAATGAAGGGCTACATCTCCAATGCCAACTACTCTGTCAAGAAATGCGTCCTTATCCTTTTTATCAACC ATCGCTTGGTGGAGTCTGCTGCCTTGAAGAAAGCTATTGAGACTGTCTACACTGCTTACCTTCCCAAAAACACTCATCCTTTTCTTTATCTTAG TTTAGAGATTGCTCCTCAAAACATTGACGTGAATGTTCACCCCACCAAGCACGAGGTGCACTTCCTGCATGAGGACAGCATCATCGAGAGCATTCAGAAACACATTGAGAGTAAACTGCTTGGCTCTAACTCTTCACGCACATACTTCACACAG ACTCTGCTTCCAGGACTTTCAGCATCCGCCAGCGTGGCAAAAGCCTCCAGTTCCTCAGCAGATTCCCAGGAGCGCATATACGCCCATCAGATGGTCCGCACTGACAGCAAAGCCCAGAAGCTGGATGCGTTTCTCCAGCCGTCAACCTCTTCGTCTACCGGGCAGTGCAAGTCAGATAAACCTTCCAGCCCCCCCACTGCCGAACCAGACGACACAGAGCTGCTGAATGCTGTTGATGATCTGGAGCCATGTGGCTCAGAGGATTCACCGACAGACATTCAACCTCCCACTGATGAAGCACCACCAAG GAAAAGGCCTCATGTTGAGGAGGTGAAGGAGGATTTGACAGCCGCCTGTCTTCCCAGGAGACGCGTCATTAAACTGACCAGCATAAAGGAGCTTCGTGAGGAAATCGAGCAGCAAACTCACAAAG GTTTACAGGAGCTGCTCCAGAATCACTCATTTGTGGGTTCAGTCAGTCCTCAATGGACTCTAGTGCAGCACCAGACGAAACTCTACCTGCTCAATACAACCAAACTCAG TCAGGAGCTGTTTTATCAAATTTTGATCTATGATTTTGGTAACTTTGGAGTCCTTCGATTGTCG AATCCAGCTCCGCTCTATGATTTGGCCATGTTGGCTCTAGATTCAGAGGAGAGCGGATGGACGGATGAGGACGGACCAAAAGAAGGACTGGCCCAGTATATTGTGGATTTCCTTAAGCAGAAAACAGAAATGCTGGAAGAGTACTTTTCCCTGGAAATAGATGGA GAAGGGAACCTGACTGGTCTGCCAATGCTGCTTGATAATTACACTCCTGCCATGGAGGGTCTTCCGATGTTCATTCTACGTTTAGCCACTGAG GTGAACTGGGATCGAGAAAAGGACTGTTTCCATGACTTCAGCATAGAATGCAGTCACTTCTATTCCGTAAGAAAACGCTACACACTGGAGCCGGATGCAGAAGAGCCACAG GACGCAGAGATGAGCTGGCAGTGGAAGGTGGAGCATGTGCTTTTCAAAGCTCTCCGCTCTCTCTTCAGTCCTCCGAAACACTTCAGTGAAGATGGCAGCGTTCTCCAGATCGCCAGCCTGCCTGAACTCTacaaagtgtttgaaagatgctGA
- the mlh1 gene encoding DNA mismatch repair protein Mlh1 isoform X2: MMAGVIRRLDETVVNRIAAGEIIQRPANAIKEMMENCLDAKATNIQITVKEGGLKLILIQDNGTGIRKDDMEIVCERFTTSKLQSFEDLASIATYGFRGEALASISHVAHVTITTKTADAKCAYRASYSDGKLKSPPKPCAGNQGTLISVEDLFYNVSTRRKALKSASEEYSRIIEVVSRYAIHNSGKSFAVKKQGEMVADVKTLLNASVLDNIRVVFGVAVSRELIEVECEDQKLAFTMKGYISNANYSVKKCVLILFINHRLVESAALKKAIETVYTAYLPKNTHPFLYLSLEIAPQNIDVNVHPTKHEVHFLHEDSIIESIQKHIESKLLGSNSSRTYFTQTLLPGLSASASVAKASSSSADSQERIYAHQMVRTDSKAQKLDAFLQPSTSSSTGQCKSDKPSSPPTAEPDDTELLNAVDDLEPCGSEDSPTDIQPPTDEAPPRKRPHVEEVKEDLTAACLPRRRVIKLTSIKELREEIEQQTHKGLQELLQNHSFVGSVSPQWTLVQHQTKLYLLNTTKLSQELFYQILIYDFGNFGVLRLSNPAPLYDLAMLALDSEESGWTDEDGPKEGLAQYIVDFLKQKTEMLEEYFSLEIDGEGNLTGLPMLLDNYTPAMEGLPMFILRLATEVNWDREKDCFHDFSIECSHFYSVRKRYTLEPDAEEPQVYVNDF, from the exons ATGATGGCGGGAGTCATCCGCAGACTCGACGAGACTGTAGTGAACCGCATCGCAGCAGGAGAGATTATCCAGCGGCCTGCCAATGCTATCAAAGAGATGATGGAGAACTG TTTGGATGCAAAGGCCACAAATATCCAGATAACAGTGAAAGAAGGCGGATTGAAGCTCATCCTCATTCAGGACAATGGCACTGGCATCAGG AAAGATGATATGGAAATAGTTTGTGAGCGTTTTACGACCAGCAAGCTTCAGTCTTTTGAGGACTTGGCATCGATCGCAACATATGGATTCAGAGGCGAG GCTCTCGCCAGTATAAGTCATGTAGCTCATGTCACAATCACCACAAAAACAGCTGATGCAAAATGTGCCTACag gGCCAGTTACAGTGATGGGAAGCTAAAATCTCCACCCAAACCTTGCGCTGGAAACCAGGGGACGTTGATTTCT GTAGAGGATCTGTTCTATAATGTGTCCACCCGACGGAAAGCCCTGAAAAGTGCCAGTGAGGAATATTCTAGAATCATTGAGGTTGTGAGCAG ATATGCCATTCACAACTCTGGGAAAAGTTTTGCTGTAAAGAAG CAAGGTGAGATGGTTGCAGATGTGAAGACCCTTCTGAACGCCTCTGTGCTGGACAACATTCGTGTGGTGTTTGGTGTAGCTGTTAGCAG ggagCTGATTGAAGTTGAGTGTGAGGATCAGAAACTCGCTTTTACAATGAAGGGCTACATCTCCAATGCCAACTACTCTGTCAAGAAATGCGTCCTTATCCTTTTTATCAACC ATCGCTTGGTGGAGTCTGCTGCCTTGAAGAAAGCTATTGAGACTGTCTACACTGCTTACCTTCCCAAAAACACTCATCCTTTTCTTTATCTTAG TTTAGAGATTGCTCCTCAAAACATTGACGTGAATGTTCACCCCACCAAGCACGAGGTGCACTTCCTGCATGAGGACAGCATCATCGAGAGCATTCAGAAACACATTGAGAGTAAACTGCTTGGCTCTAACTCTTCACGCACATACTTCACACAG ACTCTGCTTCCAGGACTTTCAGCATCCGCCAGCGTGGCAAAAGCCTCCAGTTCCTCAGCAGATTCCCAGGAGCGCATATACGCCCATCAGATGGTCCGCACTGACAGCAAAGCCCAGAAGCTGGATGCGTTTCTCCAGCCGTCAACCTCTTCGTCTACCGGGCAGTGCAAGTCAGATAAACCTTCCAGCCCCCCCACTGCCGAACCAGACGACACAGAGCTGCTGAATGCTGTTGATGATCTGGAGCCATGTGGCTCAGAGGATTCACCGACAGACATTCAACCTCCCACTGATGAAGCACCACCAAG GAAAAGGCCTCATGTTGAGGAGGTGAAGGAGGATTTGACAGCCGCCTGTCTTCCCAGGAGACGCGTCATTAAACTGACCAGCATAAAGGAGCTTCGTGAGGAAATCGAGCAGCAAACTCACAAAG GTTTACAGGAGCTGCTCCAGAATCACTCATTTGTGGGTTCAGTCAGTCCTCAATGGACTCTAGTGCAGCACCAGACGAAACTCTACCTGCTCAATACAACCAAACTCAG TCAGGAGCTGTTTTATCAAATTTTGATCTATGATTTTGGTAACTTTGGAGTCCTTCGATTGTCG AATCCAGCTCCGCTCTATGATTTGGCCATGTTGGCTCTAGATTCAGAGGAGAGCGGATGGACGGATGAGGACGGACCAAAAGAAGGACTGGCCCAGTATATTGTGGATTTCCTTAAGCAGAAAACAGAAATGCTGGAAGAGTACTTTTCCCTGGAAATAGATGGA GAAGGGAACCTGACTGGTCTGCCAATGCTGCTTGATAATTACACTCCTGCCATGGAGGGTCTTCCGATGTTCATTCTACGTTTAGCCACTGAG GTGAACTGGGATCGAGAAAAGGACTGTTTCCATGACTTCAGCATAGAATGCAGTCACTTCTATTCCGTAAGAAAACGCTACACACTGGAGCCGGATGCAGAAGAGCCACAG gtttatgTCAATGATTTTTGA